The window CCGTCAGTTCCTATTGCAATCCGGGAACCAACTTTAACATTGTTGTCTTTGGCAAAGGTGGATCCCACAAGACAGCCGGAATTTCCCCTGCTGTATCCTCCCTCCTGGAGTTTCAGGAAATCCGGGACATCATCAGGATCCAGTCCGTAAATTGCTGCTACGATGTCGTCGCTGCCAACCCCGAGTTTCATGCGATCCGATGTCTGAAGAACAGGTATTGCAACATTCGGTGCAGATACCCGTTTTATCTGTTGGAAATCCTGTTCGGAGAGGGTGAGGGAAGTAGAGCCACCCCCTCCCCCGCCAAAACCGCGGGTACTCCCCCCGGCATGGGGCGTTACTATGACACTGTCCCCTACGGTTTTCAGGCTGTCAGAAACGGAGAGAACCATGCTGTTGCCTAAAATTCCCATGGAGGCAATGGCAACTACACCGATCACAATCCCGAGCATTGCAAGGGATGACCGAAGCAGGTGTATCCTGATATTGCGTTTTGCAATCTCCCAGAAGATCATGCCACGATCCTCCCATCAGCGATCCGGATTGTCCTCCGCGAGTATTCGGCAATGTGGGGATCATGCGTCACCATGATAATCGTAGTGCCTTTTTTATTCAGGTCGGTCATCAGGTCCATGATACCAGCCCCTGTCTTCGAATCAAGGTTTCCTGTTGGTTCGTCGCAGAGGAGGATATCGGGATCATTGATGAGGGCACGGGCAACGGCAACCCGCTGCTGCTGTCCCCCGGAGAGTTCGGTGGGAGTATGGGTGAAGAGCGCATCCTCCAGCTGGACAGACCGCAGTACTTCTTTTCCCCGTTCCGGATTCACCTCTTTCTGGGATTTGAGCATCATGGGAAACGTGACGTTTTCGATGATGTTGAGGAGGGGGAAGAGATTGAAGTACTGGAAGATGAACCCAATCCTGTCCCGGCGCAGGCTGGTCAGCTCGGTATCTGACATATCGCCGATCCGGGTACCGCTGATGAAGATGTCCCCGGTGGTGGGTGTATCGAGACATCCCATCAGGTTCAGGAGCGTGGATTTACCCGAACCCGAAGGTCCCATCACTGAGATGAACTCGCCCCGATCCACCTGGAATGAGACGCCATCCAGTGCGGTAACGTCTCCTGCAGGTAACGGGTATACTTTCGTCACATCCCGAAATACCATGACCGGCTGTTCGTTCATGGCGGTGTCACTGCTTGTATTTTTTCAGGTATACAATCCATCCGCCGATGAACAGTGCGAGGATGACAATCGCTGCAATGATCGGGATCAGGGGAAGGCCGGTGCTCTTCTGGGCTGCACTGGTCGCGGAAACCTTCACATCCTGTACTGAGTTATACACGTTCCCATCGGCATCTTTGTAGGTTAACTGGAGGGGAATGGTCTCGGCATTCGTTGCTGCGAATGTCACCTCGAAGCTGCCGAAGTCATCGGGTTTGAGGGCGCCGACCACGTACGTCTTGTACGGGTCCTGCGGTACTGCAGGTGAAAGAGAAGTTACCATCACGGTATTGGCAGTTTCAAGGCCGGCGTTATTGACATCACCGGTAATGTGGTAGATACCGGTATCACTCTTTACCTGGACATTACTCATAACGGGATTTGCCTGTTTCTTATCCACACCAAACGTAATGGGGATGTCCATATTTACGGTATGGGGATTGTCACCATTGTCATAGTTTAAGAGGAGATGGAGGGTTGTCGGCTGATCCGCGGTCACCGAAAAATTCAGGGGCACTGTTGCCCCGGAAGCAAGTTCTCCGATAAAAATTTTTGAGGGTGTTGCCGTAATTCCTGTGCCCGAAACATCGAGTATGATATTCTTCACTGAATTCTCCCGGGGGTTTGCAACCTGCGCATAAATGGTCTTTTTCTTGCCTTGAGTAAACGTATCCGGCTGGTCGACAATGGTCAGTACGATTG of the Methanomicrobiales archaeon HGW-Methanomicrobiales-1 genome contains:
- a CDS encoding lipoprotein-releasing system ATP-binding protein LolD; translation: MVFRDVTKVYPLPAGDVTALDGVSFQVDRGEFISVMGPSGSGKSTLLNLMGCLDTPTTGDIFISGTRIGDMSDTELTSLRRDRIGFIFQYFNLFPLLNIIENVTFPMMLKSQKEVNPERGKEVLRSVQLEDALFTHTPTELSGGQQQRVAVARALINDPDILLCDEPTGNLDSKTGAGIMDLMTDLNKKGTTIIMVTHDPHIAEYSRRTIRIADGRIVA